The following proteins are encoded in a genomic region of Neospora caninum Liverpool complete genome, chromosome XI:
- a CDS encoding putative vacuolar ATP synthase subunit f yields MAPVLGRVQGTDLKVAVIGDEDTVAGFLMAGIGMRDGLGRTNFFVVDSKTKRQDIEEAFRTMTERQDIGILLINQHVADDIRYMVDLHTKIIPTILEIPSKDKPYDPSKDSVMQRIKFFFGGELPTS; encoded by the exons ATGGCGCCGGTACTCGGGCGGGTTCAAGGAACTGACCTGAAGGTTGCGGTTATTGGTGATGAG GATACGGTCGCTGGGTTTCTCATGGCAGGCATTGGCATGAGAGATGGACTTGGCCGCACAAATTTCTTTGTCGTAGATTCAA AAACGAAGCGACAAGATATTGAAGAGGCTTTTCGCACGATGACTGAGAGACAAGACATCGGCATCCTGCTCATCAACCAGCAC GTCGCCGACGACATTCGATACATGGTAGATCTCCACACCAAAATCATTCCGACAATCTTGGAGATTCCCAGCAAAGACAAACCATATGATCCGAGCAAG GATTCCGTCATGCAACGCATTAAATTCTTCTTTGGCGGCGAGCTTCCCACGTCATGA